One region of Polypterus senegalus isolate Bchr_013 chromosome 11, ASM1683550v1, whole genome shotgun sequence genomic DNA includes:
- the LOC120539763 gene encoding TRPM8 channel-associated factor 2-like, with translation MEKGKIEMQQFETVTFHYQREERPAIFQLLEKVTELDLNVAAHPGELILKSAKAIPVLKHNDGAVLIAATEFGKGRMVVFGHEAYLKEPKIKIFICNCVKWLKSNPDAVVGIPKYYESVASILTAAGHKVKVSDKFDRSMGVFFINGQEQISQLSEITEFIKGGGGVMIGAQAWYWCSCNPGKDPLAHFPANKFTGLADIYFGPNARPPGCFTIHTTTCLEKSKTFIKPFDKMPAIFQLLENVTELDLTIEADPGELIVKSAKAIPILKDEDGTILMAATEYGKGRMVVFGHESYLKEPNIKKLICNCVKWLKSNPDAVVGVPKYCESVASILTAAGHKVKVSDKFDSSMGVFFINGQEQISQLPEITEFIKGGGGVLIGAQAWYWCSCNPGKDPLTHFPANKLTGLANIYFGSNSRARGFFTIQMITCPEK, from the exons atggaaaagggaaaaatagaAATGCAACAATTTGAAACAGTTACATTTCACTATCAAAGAGAAGAAAGACCTGCAATCTTTCAGCTATTGGAGAAAGTAACTGAATTGGATTTGAATGTTGCGGCACACCCTGGAGAACTGATACTCAAGTCAGCTAAAGCAATTCCTGTCCTGAAACACAATGATGGTGCAGTATTGATTGCTGCCACAGAGTTTGGCAAGGGTCGAATGGTAGTTTTTGGCCATGAAGCATATCTAAAAGAGcctaaaatcaaaatatttatatgCAATTGTGTGAAATGGCTGAAATCAAATCCAGATGCTGTGGTGGGTATTCCTAAATACTATGAGAGTGTTGCAAGCATTCTGACAGCCGCTGGTCACAAGGTCAAAGTATCAGACAAGTTTGACAGAAGTATGGGAGTGTTCTTCATCAACGGACAGGAACAAATCTCACAGCTCTCTGAAATCACTGAATTTATCAAGGGAGGCGGGGGAGTCATGATTGGAGCCCAGGCTTGGTATTGGTGCAGTTGCAATCCTGGCAAAGATCCCTTGGCTCACTTTCCTGCAAACAAGTTCACAGGATTGGCGGATATCTATTTTGGACCAAATGCCAGACCCCCGGGCTGTTTTACAATTCACACTACAACATGTCTTGAGAA gtcaaaaacatttataaagcCATTTGATAAGATGCCTGCAATCTTCCAGCTATTGGAGAACGTAACTGAATTGGATCTGACCATTGAGGCAGACCCTGGAGAACTGATAGTCAAGTCAGCTAAGGCAATTCCTATCCTGAAAGACGAGGATGGCACAATATTAATGGCTGCCACAGAATATGGCAAGGGTCGAATGGTAGTTTTTGGCCACGAGTCTTATCTAAAAGAGCCTAACATCAAGAAGCTTATATGCAATTGTGTGAAATGGTTGAAATCAAATCCAGATGCTGTGGTGGGTGTTCCTAAATACTGTGAGAGTGTTGCAAGCATTCTGACAGCCGCTGGCCACAAGGTCAAAGTATCAGACAAGTTTGACAGCAGCATGGGAGTGTTCTTCATCAATGGACAGGAACAAATCTCACAGCTCCCTGAGATTACTGAATTTATCAAGGGAGGCGGGGGAGTCCTGATTGGAGCACAGGCTTGGTATTGGTGTAGTTGCAATCCTGGCAAAGATCCCTTGACTCACTTTCCTGCAAATAAACTCACAGGATTGGCGAATATCTATTTTGGATCAAATTCCAGAGCACGGGGATTTTTTACAATTCAAATGATAACATGCCCTGAGAAGTGA